In Hymenobacter sublimis, a single genomic region encodes these proteins:
- a CDS encoding glycosyltransferase family 2 protein — MHFSVITPTHNRRDLLPEAVASVRASVSAPLDFSYDHLICENASTDDSAEWLRQAATQDGIALRVRSQPHKLLPGPARNLLIRHDAPADSWIVPLDDDDILLQRTLFHYADQIQQHPGRPWLVADFLRVDQDRRYLPNEDYYAWKFDSPMDMLRAIFRAEHFIQGNVCYSRALFEEVGGYDEQIEMAEDLDLYVRFLLAGHQPVICPHLSHLHRFHTSNVSIGVDADKHGQDLRVIYDKYAQQLQKLGIERP, encoded by the coding sequence ATGCATTTTTCCGTAATTACCCCGACCCACAACCGCCGCGACTTGCTGCCCGAGGCGGTAGCCAGCGTGCGGGCCTCCGTTTCGGCGCCCCTGGATTTCTCGTATGACCACCTCATCTGCGAAAACGCCTCCACCGACGACTCGGCCGAGTGGCTGCGCCAGGCGGCCACGCAGGATGGCATCGCGCTTCGGGTCCGTAGCCAGCCCCACAAGCTACTACCCGGCCCGGCCCGCAACCTGCTGATCCGCCATGATGCCCCCGCCGACAGCTGGATTGTACCCCTCGACGACGACGATATTCTGCTGCAACGCACGCTGTTCCACTACGCCGACCAGATTCAGCAGCACCCCGGCCGCCCCTGGCTGGTAGCCGACTTCCTACGGGTAGACCAGGACCGGCGCTACCTGCCCAATGAAGATTACTACGCTTGGAAGTTCGACTCGCCAATGGATATGCTGCGCGCCATTTTTCGGGCCGAACACTTCATTCAGGGCAACGTGTGCTACAGTCGCGCGCTCTTCGAGGAGGTAGGCGGCTACGACGAGCAGATTGAAATGGCCGAAGACCTGGACCTCTACGTGCGCTTCCTGCTGGCGGGCCACCAGCCCGTTATCTGCCCCCACCTCAGCCACTTGCACCGCTTCCACACCAGCAACGTCAGCATCGGCGTCGATGCCGACAAGCACGGCCAGGACCTGCGGGTGATTTACGATAAATACGCTCAGCAACTGCAGAAATTGGGAATTGAGCGACCGTGA
- a CDS encoding VOC family protein — translation MSIHQQIALLTLVVADYDEAIAFYTQKLNFRLLEDTDLGSGKRWVRVAPRGAAGGAELLLARATSPEQAARVGNQTGGRVALFLYTDNLARDYQQLLSAGVTIVRPPTTEAYGHVLVFADLYGNL, via the coding sequence ATGAGTATACACCAGCAAATTGCGCTACTTACCCTGGTAGTAGCCGACTATGATGAGGCCATTGCTTTCTACACCCAAAAGCTGAATTTTCGACTTCTGGAGGATACTGACCTCGGGTCCGGGAAACGCTGGGTGCGGGTAGCGCCCCGCGGTGCTGCTGGTGGCGCCGAACTGCTGCTAGCTCGTGCCACTAGCCCCGAACAAGCCGCTCGGGTGGGCAACCAGACGGGCGGCCGCGTGGCGCTGTTTCTTTATACCGATAACCTAGCGCGGGATTATCAGCAGCTGCTGTCCGCGGGCGTAACCATTGTGCGCCCCCCGACAACGGAGGCTTACGGGCACGTGCTGGTATTCGCCGACTTATACGGCAACCTCTGA
- a CDS encoding metal-dependent hydrolase family protein: protein MRLPLFTSLFLLGLTSLAQTVAPPTPALLIRPAAVFDGETLHPGWAVLTEGSTIKAVGPAAQLTAPAGARILELPGLTLLPGLIEGHSHLLLHPYNETSWNDQVLQESEALRVARATAHAHRTLEAGFTTVRDLGSEGAGYADVGLKQAIDRGLIPGPRMVVATRALVATGSYGPKLLSGFDVPQGAQEADGVDGIIRAVREQIGKGADVIKVYADYRWGPNEPSRPTFSQDELNLIVQTARSAGRPVVAHASTPEGMRRATLAGVQTIEHGDAGTPEIFKLMKQRGVALCPTVAAGDATSQYRGWRKGQDPEPERIQQKKQSVKAALQSGVALAYGGDVGVFAHGDNLREAELLVQEYGFTSLQALRGFTSANARIFQLSDRGSIRPGLLADLVAVAGDPTKDIKALRQVRLIVKGGVVVKEQE, encoded by the coding sequence GTGCGCCTACCTCTCTTCACCAGCCTGTTCTTATTGGGCCTGACCTCCCTAGCCCAAACCGTAGCGCCTCCTACTCCCGCGCTGCTAATTCGCCCTGCGGCCGTTTTCGACGGAGAAACGTTGCACCCCGGCTGGGCCGTACTGACGGAAGGTTCCACCATTAAAGCCGTAGGGCCGGCCGCCCAGCTCACGGCCCCGGCTGGCGCCCGCATTCTGGAGTTGCCGGGCCTGACCTTACTGCCGGGCCTCATTGAGGGCCACAGTCACCTGCTGCTCCACCCCTACAACGAAACTAGTTGGAACGACCAGGTGCTTCAAGAATCGGAGGCGCTACGGGTGGCCCGCGCTACGGCCCATGCCCACCGGACGCTGGAAGCCGGCTTTACTACCGTCCGAGACCTGGGCAGCGAGGGCGCCGGCTACGCCGATGTGGGCCTCAAGCAAGCCATTGACCGGGGCCTGATTCCGGGGCCGCGCATGGTGGTGGCCACCCGGGCGCTGGTAGCAACGGGCTCCTACGGCCCCAAGCTGCTCTCAGGCTTCGACGTACCCCAGGGCGCCCAAGAGGCCGACGGCGTGGATGGCATCATCCGGGCGGTGCGCGAGCAGATCGGCAAAGGAGCCGATGTAATTAAGGTGTACGCCGACTACCGCTGGGGCCCCAACGAGCCCAGCCGCCCCACTTTCTCCCAAGACGAGCTAAACCTGATTGTGCAGACGGCCCGCAGCGCCGGCCGCCCCGTAGTAGCTCACGCCAGTACGCCCGAGGGCATGCGCCGCGCCACCCTGGCCGGGGTGCAAACCATTGAGCACGGCGACGCCGGCACACCCGAAATCTTCAAGCTGATGAAGCAACGCGGGGTAGCGCTATGCCCCACCGTAGCCGCCGGCGACGCTACCTCCCAGTACCGCGGCTGGCGCAAAGGCCAGGACCCTGAGCCCGAGCGCATTCAGCAGAAAAAGCAGTCGGTGAAGGCGGCCCTACAAAGCGGCGTGGCACTGGCCTACGGCGGCGATGTAGGCGTTTTCGCGCACGGCGACAACCTGCGCGAAGCCGAGCTGCTGGTGCAGGAATACGGCTTTACCAGTCTGCAAGCCCTGCGCGGCTTCACCAGTGCCAATGCCCGCATCTTCCAGCTCTCCGACCGGGGTAGCATCCGGCCCGGCCTGCTCGCCGACCTCGTGGCCGTAGCCGGCGACCCCACCAAAGACATCAAAGCCCTGCGGCAGGTGCGGCTGATAGTGAAAGGCGGGGTAGTGGTAAAAGAACAAGAATAG
- a CDS encoding YkvA family protein — protein sequence MASLLDKGFSISKNALFSVFLNRAGKLLGRPFKVVMVLNEVANKLASKESKDSKFKQLFDVGYTVVRLVRNYVSGSYRQIETGTIVSALGVLLYTLSPVDLVPDFVPVVGFLDDLALLSWFVEKFQGEIVRFREWEQTNAAEETDDIPAASAKPVYAASNTNAENAPAVAEMGHS from the coding sequence ATGGCCTCTCTCCTAGACAAAGGTTTTTCCATTTCCAAAAACGCCCTGTTCAGTGTCTTTCTGAACCGCGCCGGCAAGCTCCTGGGCCGCCCGTTCAAAGTAGTTATGGTACTGAACGAGGTAGCCAACAAGCTGGCCAGCAAAGAAAGCAAGGACAGCAAATTCAAGCAGCTTTTTGACGTAGGCTACACCGTGGTGCGCTTGGTGCGTAACTACGTAAGCGGCAGCTACCGCCAAATCGAAACTGGCACCATTGTGTCGGCCTTGGGCGTACTGCTCTACACCCTGTCCCCCGTTGATCTGGTGCCTGATTTCGTACCCGTGGTAGGTTTCCTCGACGACTTGGCTTTGCTGAGCTGGTTCGTGGAGAAGTTCCAGGGTGAAATTGTCCGGTTCCGGGAGTGGGAGCAAACCAATGCTGCCGAAGAAACCGATGACATTCCGGCTGCTTCGGCCAAGCCCGTGTACGCCGCGTCCAATACCAACGCCGAAAATGCACCGGCCGTAGCCGAAATGGGTCACTCCTAG
- a CDS encoding S46 family peptidase has product MRVRSRLALLALTLLSCLPQARADEGMWLPLLLKQLNEADMQKKGLKLTAEQIYSINQGSLKDAVVQFGGGCTGEIISDQGLLLTNHHCGYGQIQSHSSVEKDYLTKGYWAMSRDQELPNPGLTATFIVRMEDVTSQVLAGVPTTGIVEAEREKLVQVNSQRVAQAAVQGTGYQAFVRPMFNGNEYYLFLTEVFQDIRLVGAPPSSIGKFGGDTDNWAWPRHTGDFSIFRIYAGPDNKPAPYSPDNKPFKPRHHLPISLGGVQPGDFTLVFGFPGRTNEYLTSWGVDEVYSLSNPAKIKVRDAKLRVLDADMKASDKVRIQYAAKYASIANYWKKWIGETRGLKKLDAVRVKQQQEAQFQKWAESGDAARRAAFAGLLPELQKNYTTARDYTLARDYVTEAALGVELVSYANSLLPLLELADKKASAEELAAAAEKAKKGSVGFFRNYSAPTDQKVAAALLPLYANGTPAALLPAHVKNLQKQYATTGWPAYAAQLYGKSRLISQESAYVVLDEVAKGNVTNLRQDPAVQLAQAIVSTYRQQVLPTYTAATDNIALLQRTYVAGLRLQQPERKFYPDANSTLRVAYGQVAGYQPADGTKYDFYTTLDGIMEKADPTNPDFEVPARLAELYKNKDFGPYAYKGTVPVAFIATNHTTGGNSGSPVINGRGELIGTNFDRNWEGTMSDIMFDPDRVRNITLDVRYMLFVVDKYAGAGHLVKEMTLVGGLGSEAATPENGKKLEKIKVKRKPAKERA; this is encoded by the coding sequence ATGCGCGTACGTTCCCGGCTGGCTCTGCTGGCCCTCACGCTCCTTTCCTGCCTGCCCCAGGCCCGCGCCGACGAAGGCATGTGGCTGCCCTTGCTGCTCAAGCAGCTCAACGAGGCCGATATGCAGAAAAAAGGCCTCAAGCTCACGGCTGAGCAGATTTATTCCATCAACCAAGGCAGCCTCAAGGACGCCGTAGTCCAGTTTGGTGGCGGCTGCACCGGCGAAATCATCAGCGACCAAGGCCTGCTGCTCACCAACCACCACTGCGGTTACGGCCAGATTCAGAGCCACTCTTCCGTAGAGAAGGACTACCTCACGAAGGGCTATTGGGCCATGAGCCGCGACCAGGAGCTGCCCAACCCTGGCCTCACGGCTACCTTCATTGTGCGCATGGAAGACGTGACCAGCCAGGTGCTGGCCGGCGTGCCCACCACCGGTATTGTGGAGGCCGAGCGCGAGAAGCTAGTGCAGGTAAATAGCCAGCGCGTGGCCCAGGCTGCCGTGCAAGGCACCGGCTACCAGGCCTTTGTGCGCCCCATGTTCAACGGCAACGAGTACTACCTCTTCCTGACGGAAGTATTCCAGGACATCCGGCTGGTGGGCGCGCCGCCGAGCAGCATCGGCAAGTTCGGGGGCGACACCGACAACTGGGCCTGGCCCCGCCACACCGGCGACTTCAGCATCTTCCGCATCTATGCCGGCCCCGACAACAAACCCGCGCCCTACTCCCCCGACAACAAGCCCTTCAAACCCCGCCACCACCTGCCCATTTCCCTGGGCGGCGTGCAGCCCGGCGACTTTACCCTGGTGTTCGGCTTTCCCGGTCGCACCAACGAGTACCTGACCTCCTGGGGCGTGGATGAGGTGTACTCGCTGTCGAACCCCGCCAAAATTAAGGTGCGCGACGCCAAGCTGCGGGTGCTGGACGCCGACATGAAAGCTTCCGATAAGGTGCGCATTCAGTACGCCGCCAAGTACGCCAGCATTGCCAACTACTGGAAAAAGTGGATTGGCGAAACCCGCGGCCTCAAAAAGCTCGACGCCGTGCGCGTGAAGCAGCAGCAAGAAGCCCAGTTCCAGAAGTGGGCCGAAAGCGGCGACGCTGCCCGCCGCGCGGCCTTTGCCGGATTGCTCCCGGAGCTGCAAAAGAACTACACCACCGCCCGCGACTATACCCTGGCCCGCGACTACGTCACGGAAGCTGCCCTGGGCGTGGAGCTGGTGAGCTACGCCAACAGCCTGCTACCCCTGCTGGAGCTGGCCGACAAGAAAGCCTCCGCCGAGGAGCTGGCCGCCGCCGCCGAGAAAGCCAAGAAAGGCTCCGTCGGCTTCTTCCGCAACTACAGCGCCCCCACCGACCAGAAGGTGGCCGCGGCCCTGCTACCCCTCTACGCCAACGGCACGCCAGCCGCGCTGCTACCCGCCCACGTGAAGAATCTGCAGAAGCAGTACGCTACCACCGGCTGGCCGGCTTACGCGGCCCAACTCTACGGCAAGTCGCGCCTGATTTCCCAGGAATCGGCCTACGTGGTGCTGGATGAGGTAGCGAAAGGCAACGTAACCAATTTGCGCCAGGACCCGGCCGTGCAGCTGGCCCAAGCCATTGTGAGCACCTACCGCCAGCAGGTGCTGCCTACCTACACCGCCGCCACCGACAATATTGCCCTGCTGCAGCGCACCTACGTGGCCGGCCTACGCCTGCAGCAGCCGGAGCGCAAGTTCTACCCCGATGCCAACTCCACTCTGCGCGTGGCCTACGGTCAGGTAGCTGGCTACCAGCCCGCCGATGGTACGAAGTACGACTTCTACACCACCCTCGACGGCATCATGGAAAAAGCCGACCCCACCAACCCTGACTTTGAAGTGCCCGCTCGCCTTGCCGAGCTGTACAAAAACAAGGATTTTGGCCCCTATGCATACAAAGGCACCGTGCCCGTGGCCTTCATTGCCACCAACCACACCACCGGCGGCAACTCCGGCTCGCCCGTCATCAACGGCCGCGGGGAGCTAATCGGCACCAACTTCGACCGCAACTGGGAAGGCACCATGTCCGACATCATGTTCGACCCCGACCGGGTGCGTAACATCACTCTCGACGTGCGCTACATGCTCTTCGTAGTCGATAAATACGCCGGCGCCGGCCACCTCGTCAAGGAAATGACCCTGGTTGGCGGCCTTGGCAGCGAAGCCGCTACCCCCGAGAATGGCAAGAAGCTGGAGAAGATCAAAGTGAAGCGTAAGCCGGCCAAGGAGAGGGCTTAA
- a CDS encoding DinB family protein → MSHLTTRPSADQYAPYYATYIRLVPEGHSPLQQLREQPATLQQLLHGLTDEQARLRYAPGKWSIKESLVHVLDTERIFAYRALRIARGDQQPLPGFDQDAYVPASGADERPLEDILREYDAVRAATLSLLESFPAEAYERTGTASASPVSVRALAFMLAGHEAHHLHLLQKRYLPLLK, encoded by the coding sequence ATGAGCCACCTTACTACCCGCCCCAGTGCCGACCAGTACGCGCCGTACTACGCCACGTATATCCGCCTCGTTCCGGAAGGCCACAGCCCGCTGCAGCAGCTGCGGGAGCAGCCCGCAACCCTGCAGCAGCTACTCCACGGCCTCACCGACGAGCAGGCCCGCCTGCGCTACGCACCCGGCAAGTGGAGCATTAAGGAAAGCCTAGTGCACGTGCTGGACACGGAGCGCATTTTCGCCTACCGGGCCCTGCGCATTGCCCGCGGCGACCAACAGCCCCTGCCGGGCTTCGACCAGGACGCCTACGTGCCCGCCTCCGGTGCCGACGAGAGGCCGCTGGAGGATATTCTGCGGGAATACGATGCCGTGCGCGCCGCTACCCTGAGCTTGCTGGAGTCGTTTCCGGCTGAGGCCTACGAGCGCACGGGTACGGCCAGCGCTTCCCCAGTGAGCGTGCGCGCCCTGGCCTTTATGCTGGCCGGCCACGAAGCCCACCATCTGCACCTGCTGCAGAAGCGCTACCTGCCGCTACTGAAGTAA
- a CDS encoding AlbA family DNA-binding domain-containing protein → MTDLRELIRQGEGERLEFKKRTTHPTRIARTLASLANTHGGRVLVGVDDDGRIVGVRDAEEEIYQLRQAAQHYIDPPLELRFKEVEEDDRVVLVVMVAESSHKPHRAQVADGDWRAYVRVRDESVQTSQLTEKALERTDTGPRFERIPLNKEELAVLDYLQKNPRITLAQYMKLLNIGQRRAYRTLIKLTLHGYIKHHDKQKEVYYTL, encoded by the coding sequence ATGACTGACTTACGGGAACTGATCCGGCAGGGCGAGGGCGAGCGGTTGGAATTTAAGAAGCGCACTACCCACCCCACCCGCATTGCCCGCACGCTGGCCTCACTGGCCAATACCCACGGCGGCCGGGTGCTGGTAGGCGTAGACGATGATGGCCGCATTGTGGGCGTGCGCGACGCGGAAGAGGAAATCTATCAGCTGCGCCAAGCTGCCCAGCATTACATTGATCCGCCGCTGGAGCTTCGGTTTAAGGAAGTTGAGGAGGACGACCGGGTGGTGCTAGTAGTTATGGTAGCTGAAAGCTCCCACAAACCCCACCGCGCCCAGGTAGCCGACGGCGACTGGCGGGCCTACGTGCGCGTGCGCGACGAAAGCGTACAAACCAGTCAGCTTACTGAAAAAGCGCTGGAGCGTACCGATACCGGACCGCGCTTTGAGCGCATTCCGCTGAACAAAGAAGAACTAGCCGTATTGGACTACCTGCAGAAAAACCCGCGCATCACGCTGGCGCAATACATGAAGCTGCTCAACATTGGGCAGCGCCGCGCCTACCGGACACTCATCAAACTAACCCTGCACGGCTACATCAAGCACCACGACAAGCAGAAAGAGGTGTATTACACGCTGTAA